In one window of Aquimarina spinulae DNA:
- the serC gene encoding 3-phosphoserine/phosphohydroxythreonine transaminase: MKKHNFSAGPCILPQEVFKEASQAVLDFNNSGLSILEISHRSKDFVDVMEEARSLVLELLGLEGKGYKTLFLQGGASTQFLMTAYNLLQTKAGYLNTGTWSDKAVKEAKLFGEIVEVASSKDSNFNFIPKGYNIPKGLDYLHLTSNNTIFGTQLKDFPSTDTTLVCDMSSDIFSRQMDFSQFDLIYAGAQKNMGPAGATVVVIKEDILGKVNRQIPSMLDYQTHISKSSMFNTPPVFSVYTSMLTLKWIKKLGGISAIEELNEKKAKLIYSEIDVNPLFEGFAAKEDRSMMNATFKLLNDDLKETFDAMWKEAGINGINGHRSIGGYRASMYNALSLESVATLVDVMGDLERKA, from the coding sequence ATGAAAAAGCATAATTTTAGCGCTGGACCCTGTATTTTACCACAAGAAGTATTTAAAGAAGCATCACAAGCAGTGTTAGATTTTAACAACTCTGGTCTTTCTATTCTGGAGATATCGCATCGTAGTAAGGATTTTGTAGATGTTATGGAAGAAGCCCGCAGTTTGGTTTTAGAATTACTAGGTTTAGAAGGAAAAGGGTATAAAACACTTTTTCTTCAAGGTGGAGCAAGTACTCAATTTCTTATGACTGCCTATAATTTATTACAAACAAAAGCCGGGTATCTAAATACAGGAACCTGGAGTGATAAAGCTGTAAAAGAAGCTAAGCTTTTTGGTGAGATCGTAGAAGTTGCTTCTTCAAAAGATTCAAATTTTAATTTTATTCCCAAAGGGTATAATATTCCTAAAGGATTAGATTATTTACACCTAACCAGTAATAATACTATTTTTGGTACACAACTTAAAGATTTTCCTTCTACCGATACGACTCTTGTATGTGATATGAGTAGCGATATCTTTTCTAGACAGATGGATTTTTCTCAATTTGATTTAATTTATGCTGGTGCTCAAAAAAATATGGGCCCTGCAGGAGCTACTGTTGTAGTAATTAAAGAAGATATTTTAGGAAAAGTAAACAGACAAATTCCTTCTATGCTTGATTATCAAACACATATTAGCAAAAGTAGTATGTTTAATACTCCGCCTGTGTTTTCGGTATACACATCAATGCTAACCTTAAAATGGATTAAAAAATTAGGTGGTATTTCGGCTATAGAAGAACTTAATGAAAAGAAAGCTAAGCTTATTTACTCTGAAATAGATGTAAATCCATTATTCGAAGGTTTTGCTGCAAAAGAAGATAGATCAATGATGAATGCTACATTTAAACTTTTAAATGATGATCTTAAAGAAACTTTTGATGCTATGTGGAAAGAAGCAGGAATTAACGGAATTAACGGTCACAGAAGTATTGGAGGATATAGAGCTAGTATGTATAACGCATTAAGCCTTGAAAGTGTTGCTACTCTTGTAGATGTAATGGGTGATCTAGAACGTAAAGCGTAA
- a CDS encoding D-2-hydroxyacid dehydrogenase, producing MKVLANDGVSQSGIEALEKKGFEVLTTTVAQDQLVNYINENEISVLLVRSATKVRTDIIDNCPSLKIIGRGGVGMDNIDVAYAREKGLHVINTPAASSGSVAELVFAHLYGSVRFLHDSNRNMPLEGDSKFKNLKKAYGSGIELRGKTLGVIGIGRIGQATAKIAIGVGMNVIAYDPFIEEVEIPLEFFDGQSLKFKIKTVSKEEVLKNSDFFTLHVPAQKEYVIGSSEIEQMKDGAGIINAARGGVIDEVALVEALEKEKLGFAGLDVFENEPSPAIKVLMNNKISLTPHIGAATGEAQDRIGQELAEQIIKILN from the coding sequence ATGAAAGTATTAGCAAACGACGGAGTATCTCAAAGCGGAATTGAAGCTTTAGAAAAAAAAGGCTTCGAGGTTTTAACAACTACAGTAGCTCAAGATCAATTGGTTAATTATATTAACGAAAATGAAATTTCTGTACTACTTGTGCGTAGCGCAACAAAAGTAAGAACAGATATTATTGATAATTGTCCTTCTCTTAAGATTATTGGCCGTGGTGGTGTAGGAATGGATAATATTGATGTAGCATACGCTAGAGAAAAAGGATTACATGTAATTAATACTCCGGCAGCTTCTTCTGGGTCTGTAGCAGAGTTAGTTTTTGCACATTTATATGGTAGTGTACGTTTTTTACATGATTCTAACCGTAATATGCCTCTCGAAGGAGATAGTAAATTCAAAAACCTAAAAAAAGCATACGGTAGTGGTATCGAATTAAGAGGAAAAACCCTTGGAGTAATAGGTATTGGGCGAATCGGACAGGCAACTGCAAAAATTGCAATTGGAGTTGGAATGAATGTTATTGCTTATGATCCTTTTATTGAGGAAGTAGAAATACCATTAGAGTTCTTTGATGGGCAATCATTAAAGTTCAAAATTAAAACGGTATCCAAAGAAGAGGTGCTTAAAAATTCTGATTTTTTCACACTACACGTTCCTGCACAAAAAGAATATGTGATCGGTAGTTCTGAAATCGAACAAATGAAAGATGGTGCAGGAATCATTAATGCTGCAAGAGGTGGCGTAATCGATGAAGTAGCATTGGTAGAAGCCTTAGAAAAAGAGAAATTAGGTTTTGCAGGACTTGATGTATTTGAGAATGAACCTAGCCCGGCAATCAAAGTATTGATGAATAATAAAATATCGCTAACACCACATATTGGTGCAGCTACAGGAGAGGCACAAGATCGTATTGGCCAAGAATTAGCTGAGCAAATTATTAAGATTCTAAACTAG
- a CDS encoding DUF937 domain-containing protein — MSGILDLLNSPMGKQIINGVSSQTGQSQDKTGDLLSMAMPVLMGAMQRNASTPEGASGLLGALTGKHTGGILDNLGGLFDGGVDQSVTNDGAGILGHILGNKQPAVENALSQKSGIDAGSVAQILKVAAPILLGVLGKQAKQNNVNDANGLSGLLGGMSGGGTKQQSLIESFLDADGDGSILDDVAGMLLSSGGKKKGGLGGLLGGLFGK; from the coding sequence ATGTCAGGAATTTTAGATCTATTAAATAGCCCAATGGGCAAGCAAATTATCAACGGTGTGAGCTCACAAACGGGCCAATCCCAAGATAAAACTGGAGACCTATTAAGTATGGCTATGCCGGTACTTATGGGTGCAATGCAACGAAATGCATCTACACCTGAAGGAGCTTCGGGATTATTAGGAGCATTAACTGGTAAGCATACAGGTGGGATTTTAGATAATTTAGGAGGTTTATTTGACGGTGGTGTTGATCAAAGTGTTACTAATGATGGGGCTGGTATTCTAGGTCATATTCTTGGAAATAAACAACCTGCAGTAGAAAATGCTTTAAGTCAAAAATCAGGAATCGATGCTGGTTCTGTGGCTCAAATACTAAAAGTTGCTGCTCCAATTCTTTTAGGAGTATTAGGAAAACAAGCTAAACAGAATAATGTAAACGATGCTAATGGATTATCAGGTTTACTAGGTGGTATGTCTGGTGGTGGTACCAAGCAACAATCATTGATAGAATCTTTCTTAGATGCAGATGGTGACGGAAGTATTCTTGATGATGTTGCCGGAATGTTATTAAGTAGTGGAGGAAAGAAAAAAGGAGGTCTTGGAGGGCTGCTTGGTGGTCTTTTTGGAAAATAA
- a CDS encoding arabinofuranosidase catalytic domain-containing protein: protein MARLLLYIGLFFSGLGYCQIGQYNNFPTMRPSHILDEKLTNISFAFSLRVLESDYNGPLIRLRRDSDNAQQDFGWADNDIVDVAAIDTWRGTANVFVVIWYDQSGLGRNAIQNTNAFQPRFITDPARPYFFGDGNNDRLDINTSIQILTNAGVNGSVFTVLYSTSNNQFSFGTRQPGVNRNRWSIHVNWTNNRVYFDSGICCSEPVRWASNGNNQWQQFSFIRANVVQTIRRSGTILRTGNYTLGRCTATNGAGILYSNGANREFATNRFTELVMYSMDINLTDIQEIEQDQVDFWNL from the coding sequence ATGGCAAGATTATTACTTTACATAGGCCTGTTTTTTTCTGGCCTTGGTTATTGTCAAATTGGTCAATACAATAACTTCCCTACGATGAGACCATCTCATATCCTAGATGAAAAACTTACCAATATTAGCTTTGCTTTTTCATTAAGGGTACTAGAATCTGATTATAATGGTCCTCTTATACGCCTAAGAAGAGATAGTGATAATGCCCAACAAGATTTTGGATGGGCCGATAATGATATTGTGGATGTAGCAGCAATAGATACCTGGAGAGGTACTGCAAATGTATTTGTAGTCATATGGTATGATCAAAGTGGATTAGGCAGGAATGCTATTCAGAACACCAATGCTTTTCAACCTCGGTTTATAACCGATCCTGCCAGACCTTATTTTTTTGGAGATGGTAACAACGATCGGTTAGATATCAATACGAGTATCCAAATTCTTACTAACGCAGGAGTTAACGGTTCTGTTTTTACAGTTTTATACTCTACTTCTAATAATCAGTTTTCATTCGGTACCAGGCAACCAGGGGTTAATAGAAATCGATGGTCTATTCATGTAAACTGGACAAACAATAGAGTTTATTTTGATTCTGGAATTTGTTGTAGTGAACCTGTACGGTGGGCTTCAAACGGTAATAATCAATGGCAACAATTCTCTTTTATTCGCGCTAATGTTGTACAGACAATTCGACGATCAGGTACTATTCTTAGAACCGGAAACTATACTTTGGGTCGTTGTACTGCAACAAATGGAGCCGGTATCCTATATTCTAATGGAGCCAATCGCGAATTTGCCACGAATCGATTTACCGAATTAGTTATGTATAGCATGGATATTAATCTCACCGACATTCAGGAAATTGAACAAGACCAGGTTGATTTCTGGAATTTATAA
- a CDS encoding DUF6146 family protein: protein MKNCIYILIIGIFIYSCSTTKNRKMDVATTDIASDTIRIANDSLEYEIIIIEPGFNAWLVTQRPRGFYSETFLETRNRIYVTEYNQRVMQPQRFDPNLYLQRINYEYATHYGYEVNYLLYNYFLYFEQRYRQRFIATRGRRF, encoded by the coding sequence ATGAAAAATTGTATTTATATATTAATCATAGGAATATTCATTTATAGCTGTTCTACAACCAAAAACAGAAAAATGGATGTAGCTACTACCGATATTGCTTCGGATACCATAAGGATCGCAAATGATAGCCTGGAATACGAAATTATTATTATAGAGCCTGGATTTAATGCATGGTTGGTTACTCAAAGACCCAGGGGGTTTTATTCTGAAACATTTTTAGAAACCAGAAATCGTATCTATGTTACAGAATATAATCAAAGAGTGATGCAACCACAACGATTTGATCCTAATTTATATCTTCAGCGAATCAATTATGAATACGCAACTCATTATGGTTATGAAGTAAACTATCTTCTATATAATTACTTTCTATATTTTGAGCAGCGATATCGACAACGATTTATTGCAACAAGGGGGCGACGATTTTGA
- a CDS encoding DUF6787 family protein gives MQKFKERWEIKDNWQLIFPILGLLSLVFSSYLIGKYILKLLPIAQNDSIYIGVLSAIIIFLSSLFLFITLKLFNVLETKWNVSYRWELIAIFIAFAVTGSTAARVSDPILTFIGLHRDTTNGWLYWPARILLIFPVYQILLIIVGWLFGQFKFFWDFEKKMLSRMGFARFFKD, from the coding sequence ATGCAAAAATTTAAGGAACGTTGGGAAATAAAGGATAATTGGCAATTAATCTTTCCTATATTAGGACTGCTAAGTCTAGTATTCTCGTCTTATCTGATTGGAAAATATATTCTAAAATTATTACCAATTGCCCAAAACGATAGCATTTATATTGGTGTACTATCTGCGATAATAATTTTTCTATCTTCATTATTTCTTTTTATTACCTTAAAACTTTTTAATGTTCTCGAAACAAAATGGAACGTTTCTTATCGATGGGAACTTATTGCCATTTTTATTGCGTTTGCTGTAACGGGTTCTACTGCTGCCCGTGTTTCTGATCCTATACTTACTTTTATAGGGCTACACAGGGATACAACAAACGGTTGGTTGTATTGGCCTGCAAGAATATTATTGATATTTCCAGTATATCAAATATTACTTATTATAGTAGGGTGGCTCTTTGGGCAGTTTAAATTTTTCTGGGATTTTGAAAAAAAGATGTTAAGTAGAATGGGATTTGCTCGTTTCTTTAAAGATTAA
- the folE gene encoding GTP cyclohydrolase I FolE produces the protein MLYKNFEEYNIKVTEEVKEKFESIIEDLGEDTKREGIVKTPERAAKAMQFLTQGYHQDPAEILKSAMFKEGYDDMVIVKDIELYSLCEHHMLPFFGKAHIAYIPDGYIVGLSKLPRIVDVFARRLQVQERLTHDILECINTTLKPKGVAVVIEASHMCMMMRGVQKQNSVTTTSGFRGQFEKIETRSEFLRLITADLG, from the coding sequence ATGCTATATAAAAATTTTGAGGAATATAACATAAAAGTAACCGAAGAAGTAAAAGAGAAATTTGAATCTATTATTGAAGATCTGGGTGAAGACACAAAAAGAGAGGGGATAGTTAAGACTCCTGAGCGAGCAGCAAAGGCAATGCAATTTCTTACACAAGGATATCATCAGGATCCTGCCGAAATTCTTAAGAGCGCTATGTTTAAGGAAGGCTATGACGATATGGTAATAGTTAAGGATATTGAATTGTATTCGTTATGTGAACATCATATGCTACCATTTTTTGGTAAGGCACATATTGCTTACATTCCCGATGGTTATATAGTTGGACTAAGTAAGCTACCTAGAATTGTTGATGTTTTTGCCAGACGATTACAAGTGCAAGAACGACTTACTCATGATATTTTGGAATGTATCAATACAACCTTAAAACCTAAAGGTGTTGCTGTGGTAATTGAAGCTTCTCATATGTGTATGATGATGCGTGGAGTACAGAAACAAAATTCTGTAACAACTACTTCTGGTTTTAGAGGACAATTTGAAAAAATAGAGACCCGATCAGAGTTTTTGAGATTAATTACAGCAGATCTGGGATAA
- the msrA gene encoding peptide-methionine (S)-S-oxide reductase MsrA — MEENNFETAVFAGGCFWCTEAVFQRLEGVVKVVSGYTGGSIKNPAYREITTGRTGHAEAIKIEYDPKCIGYQELLEVFFATHDPTTLNSQGADRGTQYRSAIFYINEQQQQMAEQVIRTLEDESVFDNPIVTEVTALGAFYNAETYHQDYYNQNSSQGYCQFVINPKLNKLNTTFKNKLKKEK, encoded by the coding sequence ATGGAAGAAAATAATTTTGAAACAGCAGTGTTTGCTGGCGGCTGTTTTTGGTGTACAGAAGCAGTTTTTCAGCGTTTAGAAGGAGTCGTAAAAGTGGTATCTGGGTATACAGGAGGATCAATTAAAAATCCCGCATACCGCGAAATAACAACAGGAAGAACAGGGCATGCCGAAGCAATTAAAATTGAATATGATCCCAAATGTATCGGCTATCAAGAATTACTTGAAGTGTTTTTTGCTACACATGATCCTACAACCTTAAATAGCCAGGGAGCAGATCGTGGCACACAATATCGAAGCGCTATATTTTATATTAATGAACAGCAGCAGCAGATGGCAGAACAAGTAATTAGAACACTTGAAGATGAATCTGTTTTTGATAATCCCATTGTTACAGAGGTAACGGCATTAGGAGCATTTTATAATGCCGAAACATATCATCAGGATTATTATAACCAAAACAGTAGCCAGGGATATTGTCAATTTGTAATAAATCCAAAACTTAATAAATTAAATACTACCTTTAAAAACAAATTGAAAAAAGAAAAATAG
- a CDS encoding DUF5916 domain-containing protein — protein MNIQLHSKAYVILLLFITLQSFAQERKEIIAERINNPPKIDGVLDDDVWKTIPAHGNFQMWQPGNEGEIPKEIQSEVKMAYDNKAVYFGVYLYDDQPDAVLRQFSQRDDIFVQTDHFSIAINTYNDGVNETRFYITSAGTIGDARADQFNEDFSYNVVFDAKVSFDNQGWYAEFKIPYNALRFPEVNIQDWSINFYRRSLSRNQTHTWNFIDNKIGQRTQYNGLVKGVENVNPPVRLTFFPFVQGLVSHSDGDTETDFSAGMDVKYGLSDSFTLDATLIPDFGQAAFDEVRLNLGPFEQTFGENRQFFTEGTELFNKGNIFFSRRVGGKPSTSISDDDLNTNEVAEDAPSKVNLLNALKISGRTKGNLGIGFFNAITEKTEIQITDTITGAVRKEVVEPISNYNIFVLDQQFNKNSSVSLINTNVTRSGSKFRNANVTGLVWNLANKANSYRVTGRSLVSHVNSPGDNIGGFASELDFDRIKGKFRYGFGHDLANTTYNINDLGVNFRNNFNNFRVSASYQIFEPKGLFNTYRINVFARHRRLYDPSIQTQNSIGADWFFVTRKRFGFGGRGSYNSKNQNYFEPRVDGRFVTFSRSIGGRMFVSSDYRKKFAYDISAGTRQWFGDGQKIYRIEISPRYRFSDKLLVIWRSEYYNRPNNFGYVDDDGTDVFLGQRDIISLENSLSASYNFDPYKAVNLRFRNFWSTADYSDNVFYILNENGSRTQIDYDISEDNPNTNFNIWNLDLSFNWRFAPGSEATLLYRNQIFNDDELSTLNYTQSLDNLFNKPIKHTLSLRVVYFLDVNNLKRSSKG, from the coding sequence ATGAATATACAATTACATTCAAAAGCTTATGTTATACTTTTACTTTTCATTACATTACAATCTTTTGCTCAAGAAAGAAAGGAAATTATAGCAGAAAGAATAAATAATCCTCCAAAAATTGATGGTGTTCTTGATGATGATGTATGGAAAACCATCCCGGCTCATGGTAATTTTCAGATGTGGCAACCCGGAAACGAGGGTGAAATACCAAAAGAGATACAATCTGAAGTAAAAATGGCGTATGACAATAAAGCTGTTTATTTTGGAGTCTACCTATATGACGATCAACCCGATGCAGTATTACGTCAATTTAGCCAGCGAGATGATATATTTGTTCAGACCGATCATTTTAGTATCGCGATAAATACCTACAATGATGGAGTTAATGAAACCCGTTTTTATATCACCAGTGCTGGTACTATTGGTGATGCCAGAGCAGATCAATTCAATGAAGATTTTAGTTATAATGTAGTTTTTGATGCTAAAGTTTCTTTTGATAACCAAGGATGGTATGCAGAGTTCAAAATACCATATAATGCATTACGCTTCCCAGAAGTGAATATACAGGATTGGAGTATCAACTTTTATAGAAGATCTCTAAGTCGAAATCAGACGCATACCTGGAACTTTATTGATAATAAAATTGGACAACGTACACAATATAATGGTTTGGTTAAAGGCGTAGAGAATGTTAACCCTCCTGTAAGACTTACTTTTTTTCCATTTGTACAAGGTCTGGTATCACACTCTGATGGAGATACCGAAACCGATTTTAGTGCAGGGATGGATGTAAAATACGGGTTAAGTGATAGCTTTACATTAGATGCAACTCTAATCCCCGATTTTGGGCAAGCAGCTTTTGATGAAGTTCGTCTTAATTTAGGACCGTTCGAACAAACTTTTGGAGAAAACAGGCAATTCTTTACTGAAGGTACAGAATTATTTAATAAAGGAAATATTTTCTTTTCCAGAAGAGTTGGCGGTAAACCCTCTACATCTATATCAGACGATGACCTTAATACAAATGAAGTTGCAGAAGATGCTCCTTCTAAAGTAAATCTCCTTAATGCCTTAAAAATTTCGGGAAGAACAAAAGGAAACCTGGGTATCGGTTTTTTTAATGCAATTACAGAAAAAACAGAAATTCAAATTACCGACACTATCACTGGCGCTGTGCGCAAAGAAGTAGTTGAACCTATATCGAATTATAATATTTTTGTATTAGACCAACAGTTTAATAAAAATTCTTCTGTTTCCTTAATTAATACCAATGTAACGCGTAGTGGTAGCAAGTTTAGAAATGCAAATGTAACTGGGTTGGTTTGGAATCTTGCCAATAAGGCAAACTCTTATCGCGTGACTGGAAGATCTTTGGTTAGTCACGTAAATTCTCCAGGAGATAATATTGGTGGTTTTGCGTCAGAGCTTGATTTTGATCGTATTAAGGGTAAATTTAGGTATGGTTTTGGCCATGATTTGGCAAATACGACATATAACATTAATGATTTAGGAGTAAATTTCAGAAATAATTTTAATAATTTTAGAGTAAGTGCTTCTTATCAAATTTTTGAACCTAAAGGATTATTTAATACCTACCGTATTAATGTTTTTGCAAGACATCGACGACTATATGACCCTAGTATCCAAACACAAAATTCTATAGGTGCAGATTGGTTTTTTGTGACCAGAAAACGTTTTGGTTTTGGTGGAAGAGGATCTTATAACTCTAAAAATCAAAACTATTTTGAACCTCGTGTAGACGGAAGGTTTGTTACTTTTAGTCGAAGTATTGGTGGCAGAATGTTTGTTTCTTCTGATTATCGAAAAAAGTTCGCCTATGATATTAGTGCAGGAACAAGACAATGGTTTGGCGATGGACAAAAGATATATAGAATAGAAATTTCTCCCAGATATCGATTTTCTGATAAATTATTAGTGATATGGAGATCAGAATACTATAATCGCCCAAATAATTTTGGATATGTTGATGATGATGGCACAGATGTATTTCTAGGGCAACGAGATATTATTTCGCTAGAAAACTCTCTAAGTGCAAGCTATAATTTTGACCCATACAAAGCTGTAAATTTACGTTTCCGAAACTTCTGGAGTACTGCCGATTATTCTGATAATGTATTTTACATTTTGAACGAAAACGGATCCAGAACTCAAATTGATTATGATATTTCAGAAGATAATCCCAATACTAATTTTAACATTTGGAATCTGGACTTAAGTTTTAATTGGAGATTCGCTCCTGGCAGTGAAGCTACTCTACTCTATCGCAATCAAATTTTTAATGATGATGAGTTATCTACCTTAAATTACACACAAAGCCTTGATAATTTGTTTAACAAGCCTATTAAGCATACACTATCGCTAAGAGTAGTCTATTTTCTTGATGTGAATAATTTAAAGCGTTCTTCTAAAGGATAA
- a CDS encoding ABC transporter ATP-binding protein, protein MIKANNIHKNYGDLHVLKGVDLHIKQGEIVSIVGASGAGKTTLLQILGTLDRVSEKKDCELSINESNINTLSQKQLSKFRNEQLGFIFQFHQLLPEFTALENVCIPAFIKKTPKAKVEKRAKELLDFLGLSHRYDHKPSELSGGEQQRVAVARALINNPKVIFADEPSGNLDSEAAENLHQLFFKLRDEFGQTFVIVTHNQELADMADRKLVMVDGKIVG, encoded by the coding sequence ATGATCAAAGCTAATAATATTCATAAAAATTATGGAGACCTTCATGTTCTTAAAGGGGTAGATCTTCATATCAAACAAGGAGAAATTGTTTCTATTGTTGGTGCTTCTGGTGCAGGAAAAACGACATTGTTACAAATTTTGGGCACATTAGATCGTGTTAGCGAAAAAAAAGATTGTGAGTTATCGATTAATGAATCCAATATTAATACATTATCTCAGAAACAGCTTTCAAAATTTAGAAACGAACAACTTGGTTTTATTTTTCAATTCCACCAGTTGTTACCAGAATTTACTGCTCTAGAAAATGTATGTATTCCTGCTTTCATAAAAAAAACTCCAAAAGCCAAGGTAGAAAAAAGAGCCAAAGAACTCTTAGATTTCTTAGGACTTTCTCATCGATATGATCATAAACCTAGTGAATTGTCGGGAGGAGAACAACAACGAGTTGCAGTGGCCAGAGCACTAATCAATAATCCAAAAGTGATTTTTGCTGATGAGCCATCTGGAAATTTGGATAGTGAAGCTGCAGAAAATTTACATCAATTATTTTTTAAACTTAGAGATGAATTTGGGCAAACCTTTGTTATTGTAACGCATAATCAAGAGTTAGCCGATATGGCTGATAGAAAGCTGGTTATGGTAGATGGTAAGATTGTAGGGTAA
- a CDS encoding M57 family metalloprotease has product MKTIKLLALSAIVAGCITSCQKEEVAAEVNEINNTPTKEQLLKLESMGVNTNNVTVKTVTDLDGSSEDYFVNGTDLGIPVAGLADQPSLESLDNGMKQYRTRNLVSARTITVLGYTGGGGNGLNQAAQQGLRQAVNSYNSLGLTIRMSLSFGTNYRAADIVVYVRGDLGAGGLAGFPSGGRPYKWARIGPNVGSRGVTYSKHVIAHEMGHCIGLRHTDWFARSCDNGQNEGQGQDGAIHIPGTPTGVDRSSIMISCGAFGATGRFSSGDVAALQYIY; this is encoded by the coding sequence ATGAAAACTATCAAATTATTAGCGCTTAGCGCTATCGTGGCAGGATGCATTACTTCTTGTCAAAAAGAAGAAGTTGCTGCAGAAGTAAATGAAATAAATAATACTCCTACAAAAGAACAACTTCTTAAGTTAGAAAGCATGGGGGTTAATACAAATAATGTGACTGTTAAAACGGTTACAGATTTGGATGGAAGTAGTGAAGATTACTTCGTTAATGGTACAGATTTAGGGATACCAGTTGCTGGACTTGCGGATCAGCCAAGTTTAGAGTCTTTGGATAATGGAATGAAGCAATATAGAACAAGAAATCTTGTTTCTGCCCGTACAATCACAGTATTAGGATACACAGGTGGTGGTGGTAATGGATTAAACCAAGCTGCACAACAAGGTTTAAGGCAAGCGGTAAACAGCTATAACAGTTTAGGGTTAACGATTAGAATGAGTCTTAGTTTTGGTACTAATTATCGAGCAGCAGATATAGTAGTTTATGTACGTGGAGACCTAGGTGCTGGTGGATTAGCTGGATTTCCTTCAGGAGGAAGACCTTACAAGTGGGCAAGAATCGGACCTAATGTAGGTAGTAGAGGTGTAACTTATTCTAAACATGTAATTGCTCACGAAATGGGACACTGTATTGGTTTACGTCATACAGACTGGTTTGCTAGATCATGTGATAATGGTCAAAATGAAGGACAAGGACAAGATGGTGCAATTCATATTCCAGGAACTCCAACAGGCGTAGATAGATCATCAATCATGATTTCATGTGGAGCATTTGGAGCTACTGGTCGTTTTAGTAGTGGGGATGTAGCCGCTCTCCAGTATATATACTAA
- a CDS encoding M57 family metalloprotease has translation MKTIKLLALSAIVAGCITSCQKEEVASEVNEINNTPTKEQLLKLESMGVNTEDVSVKAVTDLDGSSADYFVNGTDLGIPVAGLADQPSLGVMDNGMKQYRTRNLVSSNNRTINVLGYTGGGGNGLSNTGRQALQRAVNRYNSLNTSLNMRLTFGTNYQAADLVVYVRSDLGAGGLAGFPSGGRPYKWARIGPSVKNRGVAYTQHVIAHEMGHCIGLRHTDWQRRVCNGQNEGQGADGAIHIPGTPRGVDITSLMISCPAQGNPQNGTLNRNDVTALEYMY, from the coding sequence ATGAAAACTATTAAATTATTAGCGCTTAGCGCTATAGTGGCAGGATGCATTACTTCTTGCCAAAAAGAAGAAGTTGCTTCAGAAGTAAATGAAATAAATAATACTCCTACAAAAGAACAACTTCTTAAGTTAGAAAGTATGGGAGTTAATACAGAAGATGTATCTGTAAAAGCGGTAACCGACCTAGATGGGAGTAGTGCAGACTACTTCGTTAATGGAACGGATCTAGGGATACCAGTTGCTGGACTTGCAGATCAGCCAAGCTTAGGGGTTATGGATAACGGAATGAAGCAGTATAGAACAAGAAACCTTGTTTCTAGTAATAACCGTACAATTAATGTATTAGGTTATACAGGTGGTGGTGGTAATGGACTGTCAAATACTGGAAGACAGGCATTACAGAGAGCTGTAAATAGATACAATAGTTTAAATACTTCTCTTAACATGAGACTTACTTTTGGTACCAATTATCAGGCTGCTGATTTAGTAGTGTATGTAAGAAGTGATTTGGGAGCTGGCGGATTAGCGGGATTTCCTTCTGGTGGAAGACCATACAAGTGGGCAAGAATCGGGCCTAGTGTTAAAAACAGAGGAGTTGCGTATACTCAACATGTTATTGCTCATGAAATGGGACACTGTATAGGATTACGTCATACAGATTGGCAGCGTAGAGTATGTAATGGTCAAAATGAAGGTCAAGGTGCAGATGGAGCTATTCATATTCCTGGAACTCCAAGAGGTGTTGATATCACATCTTTAATGATTTCTTGCCCAGCACAAGGAAACCCTCAAAATGGGACTCTAAATAGAAATGACGTTACTGCATTAGAGTACATGTATTAA